From a single Brassica napus cultivar Da-Ae chromosome C9, Da-Ae, whole genome shotgun sequence genomic region:
- the LOC106362580 gene encoding rho GDP-dissociation inhibitor 1-like, with product MELEDEKKGGEASGQTSDKEMGLSRKNSDSSLSPTEDDDEDEEKKPQLGPMIALKEQLEKDKDDESLRRWKEQLIGVVDLEDVGETPDPVVKILDLTVRSPNREDMVLTIPDDGLPNPKGPWFTIKEGSKYTLVFNFRVTNNIVSGLRYNNTVWKTGVKVDSTKAMLGTFSPQAEPYQHVMPEEITPSGIFARGSYSARTKFIDDDNKCYLEINYTFDIRKNWQ from the exons ATGGAGTTGGAAGATGAGAAGAAGGGAGGGGAAGCTTCAGGACAGACATCAGACAAAGAAATGGGGCTAAGCAGAAAGAACAGTGATAGCTCTTTGTCTCCGACAGAAGATGATGACGAAGACGAAGAGAAGAAGCCCCAACTTGGTCCCATGATCGCTCTCAAAGAACAGCTTGAGAAAGACAAG GATGATGAAAGCTTGAGGAGATGGAAGGAACAACTAATCGGCGTGGTGGATTTGGAAGATGTCGGAG AGACACCAGATCCAGTAGTAAAGATACTAGACTTAACAGTTAGGTCTCCAAACAGAGAAGACATGGTATTAACGATACCTGATGATGGATTGCCTAACCCTAAAGGTCCTTGGTTCACCATAAAGGAAGGATCTAAGTACACACTTGTCTTTAACTTCCGTGTCACCAACAATATTGTTTCGGGCCTTCGCTATAACAACACCGTCTGGAAAACTGGTGTCAAGG TGGATAGTACGAAAGCAATGCTTGGGACGTTTAGTCCTCAAGCTGAGCCATACCAACATGTGATGCCTGAAGAAATAACACCCTCTGGTATTTTCGCTAGAGGATCCTATTCCGCAAGAACTAAG TTTATTGATGACGATAATAAGTGCTACTTGGAAATCAACTACACATTCGACATCCGCAAGAATTGGCAATGA
- the LOC106365772 gene encoding leucine-rich repeat extensin-like protein 2 isoform X1, with protein sequence MLLLPSLRLFFFLFILFSACFLHTRAQEGQGDISGDNIKVDPSLKFENPSLRQAYIALQSWKQAIFSDPFNFTANWNGSDVCSYNGVYCASSPSRPKTRVVAGIDLNHADMAGYLPPELGLLTDLALFHLNSNRFCGTVPTTFKRMKLLYELDLSNNRFVGKFPMVVLSLPSLKFLDLRYNEFEGVIPSKLFDKELDAIFLNHNRFRFGIPENMGNSPVSALVLADNDLGGCIPGSIGLMGKTLNEIILSNDNLTGCLPPQIGNLKNVTVFDVSFNRLSGPLPSSVGNMKSLEQLNVANNRFTGVIPSSICQLSNLENFTYSSNFFTGDAPRCAALSGDNVAVNGSMNCIAGKERQRSAKECSSPASRPVDCSKFGCNNIFSPPPSFRMSPTVRVLPPPPPSSKMSPTFRATPPPPPSSKMSPTFRATPPPPSSKMSPSVKAYPPPPPKYEPSPPPPPSSGMSPTVRAYPPPPPPSPPPPYIYSSPPPPPPSPPPPSPPPYIYSSPPPPPPSPPPPSPPPYIYSSPPPPPPSPTYVYSSPPPPPVEYYPPTTQSPPPPPPQYWQTPSPSEPYPSPSPPYYQYNSPPPPPTYYTVQSPPPPPPVDCPPVTNSPPPPPVYYTPVTQSPPPPPPVYYTPVTHSPPPPPPMYYPPVTQSPPHPPPVYYPPVASPPPPPVYYPPVASPPPPPVYYPPVTQSPPPPPPVYYPPVTQSPPPPPPPVYYPPVTQSPPPPPPVYYPPVTQSPPPPPPPVYYPPVTKSPPPPPPVYYPPVTQNPPPPPPVEYHPPATPNHSRPQPPPKGCKDGPSNEHHYQTPTPPSPPPPSYDDTPLPPIHGVSYASPPPPSIPYY encoded by the coding sequence ATGTTGTTGTTACCTTCTCttcgtctcttcttcttcctcttcatcttgTTCTCCGCTTGTTTCTTACATACAAGAGCTCAAGAAGGCCAAGGTGATATAAGTGGTGACAATATCAAGGTTGACCCGAGTCTCAAGTTCGAGAACCCGAGTCTTCGTCAAGCCTACATTGCTCTTCAATCATGGAAACAAGCTATTTTCTCTGACCCTTTTAACTTCACAGCTAACTGGAATGGCTCGGATGTTTGCTCTTACAATGGTGTCTACTGTGCCTCTTCTCCTTCTCGTCCGAAAACCCGAGTTGTTGCGGGCATTGATCTTAACCATGCCGATATGGCTGGTTATTTACCTCCTGAGCTCGGTCTTCTCACTGATCTGGCTCTCTTCCATCTCAACTCGAACCGGTTCTGTGGAACAGTCCCTACCACGTTTAAACGCATGAAGCTTCTCTACGAGCTTGATTTGAGTAACAACCGTTTTGTAGGGAAGTTCCCTATGGTTGTCTTGTCCTTGCCTTCCCTTAAGTTCTTGGATCTCCGTTACAACGAGTTTGAAGGTGTTATACCGTCCAAGCTTTTCGATAAAGAGCTTGACGCCATATTCTTGAACCATAACCGGTTTCGGTTTGGGATACCGGAAAACATGGGAAACTCTCCGGTCTCCGCTTTGGTTCTTGCTGATAACGATCTTGGAGGTTGCATACCGGGAAGTATCGGTTTAATGGGGAAGACCCTTAACGAGATCATCCTCTCTAACGATAACTTAACCGGTTGCTTACCACCACAGATTGGAAATCTTAAGAATGTGACGGTTTTCGACGTCAGTTTCAACCGGTTGAGTGGTCCGTTACCGTCTAGCGTTGGAAACATGAAGAGCTTGGAGCAGCTCAATGTTGCTAACAATAGGTTCACTGGAGTTATCCCAAGCAGCATTTGTCAGCTCTCAAACCTTGAGAACTTCACTTACTCTTCCAACTTCTTCACCGGTGATGCTCCGAGATGTGCAGCTCTTTCGGGAGACAATGTGGCGGTTAATGGATCGATGAATTGTATCGCCGGTAAAGAACGTCAAAGATCAGCTAAAGAGTGTTCTTCTCCAGCCTCACGCCCTGTTGATTGTAGCAAATTTGGATGCAATAATATATTCTCTCCTCCGCCGTCTTTTAGGATGTCACCCACCGTCCGAGTACTTCCTCCACCACCTCCGTCTTCCAAGATGTCGCCTACTTTTAGAGCAACACCGCCACCGCCTCCGTCTTCTAAGATGTCGCCTACTTTTAGAGCAACACCTCCACCGCCTTCTTCTAAAATGTCGCCTTCTGTCAAGGCTTATCCACCTCCCCCGCCTAAGTATGAGCCATCTccgcctcctcctccttcttccgGAATGTCACCTACTGTTAGAGCATaccctccaccaccaccaccatcacctCCTCCGCCATATATTTACtcatctccaccaccaccaccaccatcacctCCGCCACCATCTCCTCCACCATATATCTACTCatctccaccacctcctccaccaTCACCTCCGCCACCATCTCCTCCACCATATATCTACTCatctccaccacctcctccaccaTCTCCAACCTACGTCTACTCatctccaccacctccacctGTAGAATACTATCCACCCACAACGCAaagtccaccaccaccaccaccacaataTTGGCAAACTCCTTCACCAAGTGAACCCTATCCATCACCTTCACCACCTTACTATCAATACAACTCTCCTCCGCCACCGCCTACTTACTACACCGTTCAATCtccaccgccaccaccacccGTTGACTGCCCACCAGTAACAAATTCTCCCCCTCCACCACCGGTCTACTATACACCGGTAACACAAAGCCCGCCACCTCCACCACCGGTTTACTACACGCCGGTAACACATAgccctccaccaccaccaccaatgTACTATCCCCCGGTAACACAAAGTCCTCCTCATCCACCACCGGTGTACTATCCGCCAGTAGCAAGCCCTCCTCCACCACCGGTGTACTATCCGCCAGTAGCAAGCCCTCCTCCACCACCGGTATACTACCCGCCCGTAACACAAAGTCCACCACCGCCACCACCTGTGTATTATCCTCCAGTAACACAaagtccaccaccaccaccaccacccgtGTATTATCCTCCAGTAACACAaagtccaccaccaccaccacccgtGTATTATCCACCGGTAACACAaagtccaccaccaccaccaccaccggtaTATTATCCTCCGGTAACAAAAAGTCCTCCACCGCCACCACCAGTTTACTATCCACCAGTAACACAAAATCCTCCACCTCCACCGCCGGTTGAGTACCATCCTCCGGCAACTCCAAACCACTCTCGACCACAACCACCACCTAAGGGATGCAAAGACGGTCCAAGTAACGAACATCACTACCAAACACCAACACCACCTTCTCCACCGCCTCCATCTTACGACGACACGCCTCTACCCCCAATTCACGGTGTCTCTTATGCCTCTCCTCCTCCACCATCAATCCCATACTACTAA
- the LOC106365772 gene encoding leucine-rich repeat extensin-like protein 2 isoform X2 has translation MLLLPSLRLFFFLFILFSACFLHTRAQEGQGDISGDNIKVDPSLKFENPSLRQAYIALQSWKQAIFSDPFNFTANWNGSDVCSYNGVYCASSPSRPKTRVVAGIDLNHADMAGYLPPELGLLTDLALFHLNSNRFCGTVPTTFKRMKLLYELDLSNNRFVGKFPMVVLSLPSLKFLDLRYNEFEGVIPSKLFDKELDAIFLNHNRFRFGIPENMGNSPVSALVLADNDLGGCIPGSIGLMGKTLNEIILSNDNLTGCLPPQIGNLKNVTVFDVSFNRLSGPLPSSVGNMKSLEQLNVANNRFTGVIPSSICQLSNLENFTYSSNFFTGDAPRCAALSGDNVAVNGSMNCIAGKERQRSAKECSSPASRPVDCSKFGCNNIFSPPPSFRMSPTVRVLPPPPPSSKMSPTFRATPPPPPSSKMSPTFRATPPPPSSKMSPSVKAYPPPPPKYEPSPPPPPSSGMSPTVRAYPPPPPPSPPPPYIYSSPPPPPPSPPPPSPPPYIYSSPPPPPPSPPPPSPPPYIYSSPPPPPPSPTYVYSSPPPPPVEYYPPTTQSPPPPPPQYWQTPSPSEPYPSPSPPYYQYNSPPPPPTYYTVQSPPPPPPVDCPPVTNSPPPPPVYYTPVTQSPPPPPPVYYTPVTHSPPPPPPMYYPPVTQSPPPPPPVYYPPVASPPPPPVYYPPVTQSPPPPPPVYYPPVTQSPPPPPPPVYYPPVTQSPPPPPPVYYPPVTQSPPPPPPPVYYPPVTKSPPPPPPVYYPPVTQNPPPPPPVEYHPPATPNHSRPQPPPKGCKDGPSNEHHYQTPTPPSPPPPSYDDTPLPPIHGVSYASPPPPSIPYY, from the exons ATGTTGTTGTTACCTTCTCttcgtctcttcttcttcctcttcatcttgTTCTCCGCTTGTTTCTTACATACAAGAGCTCAAGAAGGCCAAGGTGATATAAGTGGTGACAATATCAAGGTTGACCCGAGTCTCAAGTTCGAGAACCCGAGTCTTCGTCAAGCCTACATTGCTCTTCAATCATGGAAACAAGCTATTTTCTCTGACCCTTTTAACTTCACAGCTAACTGGAATGGCTCGGATGTTTGCTCTTACAATGGTGTCTACTGTGCCTCTTCTCCTTCTCGTCCGAAAACCCGAGTTGTTGCGGGCATTGATCTTAACCATGCCGATATGGCTGGTTATTTACCTCCTGAGCTCGGTCTTCTCACTGATCTGGCTCTCTTCCATCTCAACTCGAACCGGTTCTGTGGAACAGTCCCTACCACGTTTAAACGCATGAAGCTTCTCTACGAGCTTGATTTGAGTAACAACCGTTTTGTAGGGAAGTTCCCTATGGTTGTCTTGTCCTTGCCTTCCCTTAAGTTCTTGGATCTCCGTTACAACGAGTTTGAAGGTGTTATACCGTCCAAGCTTTTCGATAAAGAGCTTGACGCCATATTCTTGAACCATAACCGGTTTCGGTTTGGGATACCGGAAAACATGGGAAACTCTCCGGTCTCCGCTTTGGTTCTTGCTGATAACGATCTTGGAGGTTGCATACCGGGAAGTATCGGTTTAATGGGGAAGACCCTTAACGAGATCATCCTCTCTAACGATAACTTAACCGGTTGCTTACCACCACAGATTGGAAATCTTAAGAATGTGACGGTTTTCGACGTCAGTTTCAACCGGTTGAGTGGTCCGTTACCGTCTAGCGTTGGAAACATGAAGAGCTTGGAGCAGCTCAATGTTGCTAACAATAGGTTCACTGGAGTTATCCCAAGCAGCATTTGTCAGCTCTCAAACCTTGAGAACTTCACTTACTCTTCCAACTTCTTCACCGGTGATGCTCCGAGATGTGCAGCTCTTTCGGGAGACAATGTGGCGGTTAATGGATCGATGAATTGTATCGCCGGTAAAGAACGTCAAAGATCAGCTAAAGAGTGTTCTTCTCCAGCCTCACGCCCTGTTGATTGTAGCAAATTTGGATGCAATAATATATTCTCTCCTCCGCCGTCTTTTAGGATGTCACCCACCGTCCGAGTACTTCCTCCACCACCTCCGTCTTCCAAGATGTCGCCTACTTTTAGAGCAACACCGCCACCGCCTCCGTCTTCTAAGATGTCGCCTACTTTTAGAGCAACACCTCCACCGCCTTCTTCTAAAATGTCGCCTTCTGTCAAGGCTTATCCACCTCCCCCGCCTAAGTATGAGCCATCTccgcctcctcctccttcttccgGAATGTCACCTACTGTTAGAGCATaccctccaccaccaccaccatcacctCCTCCGCCATATATTTACtcatctccaccaccaccaccaccatcacctCCGCCACCATCTCCTCCACCATATATCTACTCatctccaccacctcctccaccaTCACCTCCGCCACCATCTCCTCCACCATATATCTACTCatctccaccacctcctccaccaTCTCCAACCTACGTCTACTCatctccaccacctccacctGTAGAATACTATCCACCCACAACGCAaagtccaccaccaccaccaccacaataTTGGCAAACTCCTTCACCAAGTGAACCCTATCCATCACCTTCACCACCTTACTATCAATACAACTCTCCTCCGCCACCGCCTACTTACTACACCGTTCAATCtccaccgccaccaccacccGTTGACTGCCCACCAGTAACAAATTCTCCCCCTCCACCACCGGTCTACTATACACCGGTAACACAAAGCCCGCCACCTCCACCACCGGTTTACTACACGCCGGTAACACATAgccctccaccaccaccaccaatgTACTATCCCCCGGTAACACAAAGTCCTC CTCCTCCACCACCGGTGTACTATCCGCCAGTAGCAAGCCCTCCTCCACCACCGGTATACTACCCGCCCGTAACACAAAGTCCACCACCGCCACCACCTGTGTATTATCCTCCAGTAACACAaagtccaccaccaccaccaccacccgtGTATTATCCTCCAGTAACACAaagtccaccaccaccaccacccgtGTATTATCCACCGGTAACACAaagtccaccaccaccaccaccaccggtaTATTATCCTCCGGTAACAAAAAGTCCTCCACCGCCACCACCAGTTTACTATCCACCAGTAACACAAAATCCTCCACCTCCACCGCCGGTTGAGTACCATCCTCCGGCAACTCCAAACCACTCTCGACCACAACCACCACCTAAGGGATGCAAAGACGGTCCAAGTAACGAACATCACTACCAAACACCAACACCACCTTCTCCACCGCCTCCATCTTACGACGACACGCCTCTACCCCCAATTCACGGTGTCTCTTATGCCTCTCCTCCTCCACCATCAATCCCATACTACTAA